A genomic window from Peromyscus maniculatus bairdii isolate BWxNUB_F1_BW_parent chromosome 1, HU_Pman_BW_mat_3.1, whole genome shotgun sequence includes:
- the Tcirg1 gene encoding V-type proton ATPase 116 kDa subunit a 3 isoform X1, whose protein sequence is MGSMFRSEEVALVQLLLPTAAAYTCVSQLGELGLVEFRDLNASVSAFQRRFVVDVRRCEELEKTFTFLQEEVQRAGLTLPPPEGALPAPPPRELLRIQEETDRLARELRDVRGNQQALRAQLHQLQLHSAVLGQNHSPPMAADHTEGPSSERTPLLPAARGPHADLKVNFVAGAVEPYKAAALERLLWRACRGFLIASFKETEAQLEDPVTGEPATWMTFIISYWGEQIGQKIRKITDCFHCHVFPYLEQEEARHAALQQLQQQSQELQEVLGETERFLSQVLGRVQQLLPPGQVQIRKMKAVYLALNQCSVSTTHKCLIAEVWCATRDLPTLQQALQDGSSEAGVSAVAHRIPSRDMPPTLIRTNRFTASFQGIVDAYGVGRYREVNPAPYTIITFPFLFAVMFGDVGHGLLMFLFALAMVLTENRPAVKAAQNEIWQTFFGGRYLLLLMGLFSVYTGFIYNECFSRATAIFPSGWSVAAMANQSGWSDKYLSQHPMLTLDPNITGVFLGPYPFGIDPIWSLATNHLSFLNSFKMKMSVILGVTHMAFGVFLSIFNHMHFGQAHRLLLETLPELVFLLGLFGYLVFLIVYKWLRESAAGASTAPSILIHFINMFLFAQSPTNQPLFHGQEVVQYVLVVLALATVPVLLLGTPLYLLRQHRHRNTQRRPVGRQDKDSDKLLASSDASTSENSWSPDEEKAGIAGDDEEAEFVPSEVFMHQAIHTIEFCLGCISNTASYLRLWALSLAHAQLSEVLWAMVMRIGLGMGREMGVAAVVLVPVFAAFAVMTVAILLVMEGLSAFLHALRLHWVEFQNKFYSGTGYKLSPFTFAVDNE, encoded by the exons ATGGGTTCCATGTTCCGGAGTGAAGAGGTGGCCTTGGTCCAGCTCCTGCTGCCCACAGCAGCTGCCTACACCTGCGTGAGCCAGCTGGGCGAGCTGGGCCTCGTGGAGTTCAGAGAT CTCAACGCCTCTGTGAGTGCCTTCCAGAGGCGCTTCGTGGTGGACGTCCGGCGCTGTGAGGAGCTGGAGAAGACCTTCA CCTTCTTGCAGGAGGAAGTACAGCGGGCTGGTCTGACACTACCCCCGCCTGAGGGGGCACTGCCAGCACCACCTCCCCGAGAGCTGCTGCGCATCCAGGAGGAGACCGACCGCCTGGCCCGGGAGCTTCGGGATGTTCGAGGCAACCAGCAGGCGCTGCGGGCGCAGCTGCACCAGCTGCAGCTCCACTCAGCCGTGCTGGGCCAGAACCACAGCCCTCCG ATGGCAGCTGACCACACTGAGGGACCCTCCTCTGAGAGAACGCCCCTGCTTCCAGCCGCTCGGGGGCCACACGCAGACCTGAAGGTCAA CTTTGTGGCAGGTGCTGTGGAGCCCTACAAGGCTGCTGCCCTGGAGCgcctgctctggagagcctgCCGCGGCTTCCTCATTGCCAGCTTTAAGGAGACAGAGGCGCAGCTAGAGGACCCTGTGACG GGTGAGCCTGCAACTTGGATGACCTTTATCATCTCCTACTGGGGTGAGCAGATCGGTCAGAAGATTAGGAAGATCACAGACTg CTTCCACTGCCATGTCTTCCCTTACCTGGAGCAAGAGGAAGCCCGGCATGCGGccttgcagcagctgcagcagcagagccaggagCTTCAGGAG GTCCTGGGGGAAACGGAGCGATTCCTGAGCCAGGTGTTGGGTCGGGTGCAGCAGCTGCTGCCGCCAGGGCAAGTGCAGATCCGCAAGATGAAGGCCGTGTACTTGGCCCTCAACCAGTGCAGTGTGAGCACCACACACAAGTGCCTCATTGCGGAGGTCTGGTGTGCCACGCGGGACTTGCCCACCCTCCAGCAGGCGCTCCAGGATGGCTCG AGTGAAGCAGGAGTAAGTGCTGTTGCTCATCGAATACCCTCCCGGGACATGCCTCCAACCCTCATCCGGACCAACCGCTTCACCGCCAGCTTCCAGGGCATTGTGGATGCCTATGGTGTGGGCCGCTACCGAGAAGTCAACCCTG CTCCCTACACCATCAttaccttccccttcctcttcgcCGTGATGTTTGGTGATGTGGGTCACGGACTGCTCATGTTTCTCTTTGCCCTGGCCATGGTCCTCACCGAGAACCGGCCGGCCGTGAAAGCCGCACAAAATGAG ATCTGGCAGACCTTCTTTGGGGGTCGCTACTTACTCCTGCTCATGGGTCTGTTCTCCGTCTACACCGGCTTCATCTACAATGAATGCTTCAGCCGTGCCACAGCCATTTTCCCCTCGGGTTGGAGTGTGGCCGCCATGGCCAACCAGTCAGGCTGGAG TGACAAGTATCTGTCCCAGCACCCCATGCTCACCCTGGACCCCAACATCACTGGTGTCTTCCTGGGACCTTATCCCTTTGGCATTGACCCG ATCTGGAGCCTGGCCACCAACCACCTGAGCTTCCTCAACTCCTTCAAGATGAAGATGTCTGTCATCCTTGGGGTCACCCACATGGCCTTTGGGGTGTTCCTCAGCATCTTCAACCACAT GCACTTTGGCCAGGCACACCGGCTCCTGCTGGAGACCCTTCCAGAGCTCGTCTTCCTGCTGGGCCTCTTTGGCTACCTCGTGTTCCTCATTGTCTACAAGTGGCTTCGAGAGTCAGCTGCTGGCGCCTCCACGGCTCCCAGCATTCTCATCCACTTCATCAACATGTTTCTCTTTGCTCAAAGCCCCACCAATCAGCCGCTCTTCCATGGACAG GAAGTGGTACAGTacgtgctggtggtcctggctttgGCCACCGTTCCTGTCCTGCTGCTGGGCACACCCTTGTACCTGCTGCGGCAACACCGTCACCGAAATACTCAGAGAAGGCCAGTGGGCCGCCAG GACAAGGACAGTGACAAGCTCCTGGCCTCCTCTGATGCCTCCACTTCGGAGAATAGCTGGAGCCCTGATGAAGAGAAGGCTGGGATCGCAGGGgatgatgaggaagctgag TTTGTCCCCTCGGAGGTCTTCATGCACCAGGCCATCCACACCATTGAGTTCTGCCTGGGCTGCATCTCCAACACAGCCTCCTACTTGCGTCTCTGGGCCCTGAGCCTAGCCCATGCCC AGCTCTCTGAGGTCCTGTGGGCCATGGTGATGCGCATAGGCCTGGGCATGGGCCGAGAGATGGGCGTGGCAGCGGTGGTGCTGGTCCCTGTGTTCGCTGCCTTTGCTGTCATGACTGTGGCCATCTTGCTAGTGATGGAGGGGCTCTCGGCCTTCCTGCATGCCTTGCGGTTGCACTG GGTGGAGTTCCAGAACAAGTTCTACTCGGGTACTGGCTACAAGCTCAGCCCCTTCACCTTCGCTGTTGACAATGAGTAG
- the Tcirg1 gene encoding V-type proton ATPase 116 kDa subunit a 3 isoform X2 → MKAVYLALNQCSVSTTHKCLIAEVWCATRDLPTLQQALQDGSSEAGVSAVAHRIPSRDMPPTLIRTNRFTASFQGIVDAYGVGRYREVNPAPYTIITFPFLFAVMFGDVGHGLLMFLFALAMVLTENRPAVKAAQNEIWQTFFGGRYLLLLMGLFSVYTGFIYNECFSRATAIFPSGWSVAAMANQSGWSDKYLSQHPMLTLDPNITGVFLGPYPFGIDPIWSLATNHLSFLNSFKMKMSVILGVTHMAFGVFLSIFNHMHFGQAHRLLLETLPELVFLLGLFGYLVFLIVYKWLRESAAGASTAPSILIHFINMFLFAQSPTNQPLFHGQEVVQYVLVVLALATVPVLLLGTPLYLLRQHRHRNTQRRPVGRQDKDSDKLLASSDASTSENSWSPDEEKAGIAGDDEEAEFVPSEVFMHQAIHTIEFCLGCISNTASYLRLWALSLAHAQLSEVLWAMVMRIGLGMGREMGVAAVVLVPVFAAFAVMTVAILLVMEGLSAFLHALRLHWVEFQNKFYSGTGYKLSPFTFAVDNE, encoded by the exons ATGAAGGCCGTGTACTTGGCCCTCAACCAGTGCAGTGTGAGCACCACACACAAGTGCCTCATTGCGGAGGTCTGGTGTGCCACGCGGGACTTGCCCACCCTCCAGCAGGCGCTCCAGGATGGCTCG AGTGAAGCAGGAGTAAGTGCTGTTGCTCATCGAATACCCTCCCGGGACATGCCTCCAACCCTCATCCGGACCAACCGCTTCACCGCCAGCTTCCAGGGCATTGTGGATGCCTATGGTGTGGGCCGCTACCGAGAAGTCAACCCTG CTCCCTACACCATCAttaccttccccttcctcttcgcCGTGATGTTTGGTGATGTGGGTCACGGACTGCTCATGTTTCTCTTTGCCCTGGCCATGGTCCTCACCGAGAACCGGCCGGCCGTGAAAGCCGCACAAAATGAG ATCTGGCAGACCTTCTTTGGGGGTCGCTACTTACTCCTGCTCATGGGTCTGTTCTCCGTCTACACCGGCTTCATCTACAATGAATGCTTCAGCCGTGCCACAGCCATTTTCCCCTCGGGTTGGAGTGTGGCCGCCATGGCCAACCAGTCAGGCTGGAG TGACAAGTATCTGTCCCAGCACCCCATGCTCACCCTGGACCCCAACATCACTGGTGTCTTCCTGGGACCTTATCCCTTTGGCATTGACCCG ATCTGGAGCCTGGCCACCAACCACCTGAGCTTCCTCAACTCCTTCAAGATGAAGATGTCTGTCATCCTTGGGGTCACCCACATGGCCTTTGGGGTGTTCCTCAGCATCTTCAACCACAT GCACTTTGGCCAGGCACACCGGCTCCTGCTGGAGACCCTTCCAGAGCTCGTCTTCCTGCTGGGCCTCTTTGGCTACCTCGTGTTCCTCATTGTCTACAAGTGGCTTCGAGAGTCAGCTGCTGGCGCCTCCACGGCTCCCAGCATTCTCATCCACTTCATCAACATGTTTCTCTTTGCTCAAAGCCCCACCAATCAGCCGCTCTTCCATGGACAG GAAGTGGTACAGTacgtgctggtggtcctggctttgGCCACCGTTCCTGTCCTGCTGCTGGGCACACCCTTGTACCTGCTGCGGCAACACCGTCACCGAAATACTCAGAGAAGGCCAGTGGGCCGCCAG GACAAGGACAGTGACAAGCTCCTGGCCTCCTCTGATGCCTCCACTTCGGAGAATAGCTGGAGCCCTGATGAAGAGAAGGCTGGGATCGCAGGGgatgatgaggaagctgag TTTGTCCCCTCGGAGGTCTTCATGCACCAGGCCATCCACACCATTGAGTTCTGCCTGGGCTGCATCTCCAACACAGCCTCCTACTTGCGTCTCTGGGCCCTGAGCCTAGCCCATGCCC AGCTCTCTGAGGTCCTGTGGGCCATGGTGATGCGCATAGGCCTGGGCATGGGCCGAGAGATGGGCGTGGCAGCGGTGGTGCTGGTCCCTGTGTTCGCTGCCTTTGCTGTCATGACTGTGGCCATCTTGCTAGTGATGGAGGGGCTCTCGGCCTTCCTGCATGCCTTGCGGTTGCACTG GGTGGAGTTCCAGAACAAGTTCTACTCGGGTACTGGCTACAAGCTCAGCCCCTTCACCTTCGCTGTTGACAATGAGTAG
- the Ndufs8 gene encoding NADH dehydrogenase [ubiquinone] iron-sulfur protein 8, mitochondrial: MYRLTSVMLPRAVAQAVRAGHLSGRSLHSSAVAATYKYVNVSELEMDMKSVTDRAARTLLWTELFRGLGMTLSYLFREPATINYPFEKGPLSPRFRGEHALRRYPSGEERCIACKLCEAICPAQAITIEAEPRADGSRRTTRYDIDMTKCIYCGFCQEACPVDAIVEGPNFEFSTETHEELLYNKEKLLNNGDKWEAEISANIQADYLYR, from the exons ATGTACCGTCTGACCTCAGTCATGCTACCACGGGCCGTGGCCCAGGCCGTGCGCGCAG GACATCTCAGTGGCCGAAGCCTCCACAGCAGTGCAGTGGCAGCCACCTACA AGTACGTGAATGTGTCAGAGTTAGAGATGGACATGAAGTCCGTGACGGACCGTGCAGCCCGGACTCTGTTGTGGACAGAACTCTTCCGAG GACTGGGCATGACCCTGAGCTACCTCTTTCGGGAGCCTGCCACCATCAACTACCCGTTTGAGAAGGGCCCACTGAGTCCACGCTTCCGTGGGGAACACGCATTGCGCCGCTACCCATCCGGGGAGGAACGCTGCATTGCCTGCAAGCTCTGTGAGGCCATCTGTCCTGCACAG GCCATCACCATCGAGGCTGAGCCAAGAGCCGATGGCAGCCGCCGGACCACACGCTATGACATCGACATGACCAAGTGTATCTACTGCGGTTTCTGTCAGGAGGCCTGCCCTGTTGATGCCATCGTGGAG GGCCCCAACTTTGAGTTCTCCACCGAGACTCATGAGGAGTTGCTGTACAACAAGGAGAAGTTGCTGAATAACGGAGACAAGTGGGAGGCTGAGATCTCCGCCAACATCCAGGCCGACTACCTGTACCGGTGA
- the LOC102928423 gene encoding aldehyde dehydrogenase family 3 member B1 isoform X1, producing MDSFEDRLRQLREAFNTGRTRPAEFRAAQLQGLSRFLRDNKQQLQEALAQDLRKSAFESEVSEIAISQAEVDLALRNLRSWMKDEKVSKNLATQLDSAFIRKEPFGLVLIIVPWNYPLNLTLVPLVGAIAAGNCVVLKPSETSKAIEKILAEVLPRYLDQSCFAVVLGGPQETSQLLEHRFDHIFFTGNAYVGKIVMAAAAKHLTPITLELGGKNPCYVDDDCDPQNVANRVAWFRCFNAGQTCVAPDYILCSQEMQERLVPALQNAITRFYGDNPQTSPSLGRIINQKHFKRLQGLLGCGRVAIGGQSDESDLYIAPTVLVDVQETEPVMQEEIFGPILPMVTVRSLDEAIDFINRREKPLALYAFSKRSQVIKQVLARTSSGGFCGNDGFMHMTLSSLPFGGVGSSGMGRYHGKFSFDTFSNQRACLLRSPRMEKINDLRYPPYSRRNLRVLLVAMEERSCSCTLL from the exons ATGGACTCATTCGAGGACAGGTTGCGGCAGCTGCGGGAGGCCTTCAACACGGGGCGCACGCGGCCGGCTGAGTTCCGGGCTGCGCAGCTGCAAGGCCTGAGCCGCTTCCTTCGGGACAACAAACAGCAGCTGCAGGAGGCGCTGGCCCAGGACCTGCGCAAG TCAGCCTTTGAGTCGGAAGTATCTGAGATTGCCATCAGCCAGGCTGAGGTGGACCTGGCCCTCAGGAACCTGCGATCGTGGATGAAGGATGAGAAAGTGTCCAAGAATCTG gccacacagctggACTCAGCCTTCATCCGGAAGGAGCCCTTCGGCCTGGTGCTCATCATTGTGCCCTGGAATTACCCCTTGAACCTGACCCTTGTGCCGCTGGTGGGGGCCATTGCTGCAG GGAACTGCGTGGTACTCAAGCCCTCGGAGACCAGCAAGGCCATTGAGAAGATCCTGGCTGAGGTCCTGCCCCGCTATCTGGACCAG AGCTGCTTTGCCGTGGTGCTGGGTGGGCCTCAGGAGACCTCGCAGCTGCTGGAACACAGGTTCGACCACATCTTCTTTACAG GGAACGCTTATGTAGGCAAGATCGTGATGGCCGCTGCTGCCAAACACCTGACGCCCATCACCCTGGAGCTGGGGGGTAAGAACCCCTGCTATGTGGATGACGACTGTGACCCCCAGAATGTAGCCAACCGTGTGGCCTGGTTCCGCTGCTTCAATGCTGGCCAGACCTGTGTGGCCCCCGATTACATCCTGTGTAGCCAGGAGATGCAGGAGCGGCTGGTGCCGGCCCTGCAGAACGCCATCACACGTTTCTACGGAGACAACCCACAGACCTCCCCCAGCCTGGGCAGAATCATCAACCAGAAACATTTCAAGCGTCTCCAGGGACTGCTGGGCTGTGGCCGCGTGGCCATTGGTGGCCAGAGCGATGAAAGCGATCTCTACATTG CACCCACCGTGTTAGTGGACGTGCAGGAGACGGAGCCTGTGATGCAGGAGGAGATCTTCGGGCCCATCCTGCCTATGGTGACTGTGAGGAGCCTGGACGAGGCCATCGACTTCATCAACCGGCGCGAGAAGCCGCTGGCACTGTATGCCTTCTCGAAGAGAAGCCAG GTGATTAAACAGGTCCTGGCGCGGACCAGCAGCGGGGGCTTCTGCGGGAACGATGGCTTCATGCACATGACCCTGTCCAGCCTTCCTTTTGGAGGAGTGG GATCGAGCGGGATGGGCAGGTACCACGGCAAGTTCTCCTTCGACACCTTTTCCAACCAGCGAGCCTGTCTGCTGCGCAGCCCCAGGATGGAGAAGATCAACGACCTTCGTTACCCACCCTACTCGAGGCGAAACCTCAGGGTGCTCCTGGTGGCCATGGAGGAGAGAAGCTGCAGCTGCACACTGCTGTGA
- the LOC102928423 gene encoding aldehyde dehydrogenase family 3 member B1 isoform X2: MAAAAKHLTPITLELGGKNPCYVDDDCDPQNVANRVAWFRCFNAGQTCVAPDYILCSQEMQERLVPALQNAITRFYGDNPQTSPSLGRIINQKHFKRLQGLLGCGRVAIGGQSDESDLYIAPTVLVDVQETEPVMQEEIFGPILPMVTVRSLDEAIDFINRREKPLALYAFSKRSQVIKQVLARTSSGGFCGNDGFMHMTLSSLPFGGVGSSGMGRYHGKFSFDTFSNQRACLLRSPRMEKINDLRYPPYSRRNLRVLLVAMEERSCSCTLL, encoded by the exons ATGGCCGCTGCTGCCAAACACCTGACGCCCATCACCCTGGAGCTGGGGGGTAAGAACCCCTGCTATGTGGATGACGACTGTGACCCCCAGAATGTAGCCAACCGTGTGGCCTGGTTCCGCTGCTTCAATGCTGGCCAGACCTGTGTGGCCCCCGATTACATCCTGTGTAGCCAGGAGATGCAGGAGCGGCTGGTGCCGGCCCTGCAGAACGCCATCACACGTTTCTACGGAGACAACCCACAGACCTCCCCCAGCCTGGGCAGAATCATCAACCAGAAACATTTCAAGCGTCTCCAGGGACTGCTGGGCTGTGGCCGCGTGGCCATTGGTGGCCAGAGCGATGAAAGCGATCTCTACATTG CACCCACCGTGTTAGTGGACGTGCAGGAGACGGAGCCTGTGATGCAGGAGGAGATCTTCGGGCCCATCCTGCCTATGGTGACTGTGAGGAGCCTGGACGAGGCCATCGACTTCATCAACCGGCGCGAGAAGCCGCTGGCACTGTATGCCTTCTCGAAGAGAAGCCAG GTGATTAAACAGGTCCTGGCGCGGACCAGCAGCGGGGGCTTCTGCGGGAACGATGGCTTCATGCACATGACCCTGTCCAGCCTTCCTTTTGGAGGAGTGG GATCGAGCGGGATGGGCAGGTACCACGGCAAGTTCTCCTTCGACACCTTTTCCAACCAGCGAGCCTGTCTGCTGCGCAGCCCCAGGATGGAGAAGATCAACGACCTTCGTTACCCACCCTACTCGAGGCGAAACCTCAGGGTGCTCCTGGTGGCCATGGAGGAGAGAAGCTGCAGCTGCACACTGCTGTGA